The Wolbachia endosymbiont of Oedothorax gibbosus region TCCTGTTTGCAGGACTCACGTAACCTAAAATTAGCTCAGCTTCTTGGGCATTACCCTGAGTAATAGCAGAACGCAAAGCGTTAAATTTTTCTTCTTCATCAAATTTGCCACTATCTAAGAGTATTCTTACAACATCAGCTTGTTTTGTTATTGCAGCTATGCCCAATATAGTTCTGGAAGTAGTATCTGTAAGATGGATTACAGCATCTAAACCTGTAAACAATTTTACAACATCTAGAAATACGCCACGATCGCCGGTAATATTGGACTCTCTTACAGCATTTGCAAACGAGTCAAAAATTGCCGGATTTGTTTTTTTGTCTTGTATTAGTTGCCCGTAAAGTACTTCAGCAGTCATACCAGGGTTTTTGCAGTTACTAGAATCTACTTTATTACTGTCTGTTTTATTTTCTTCAGGTACCTCTTCTTCCTTGTTTGCAGCAGCAGCTACCTGCTCTTGTTGAGGAAGCTTGAACCCATTTCTAAGAAAAAGATCCTTAATGCGTGGATTGTTATTTTCGTTTGCATGTTTTAGAAGTAAGTCTCCTAACGAATTGCCTCCTTCACATTTATCTTGGAAATTAACTTCTTTCCATCTTGAACCTTTTAGCAAGTCTTCCAGATCAATGTCCTCTGTATATTGCAACATTCTAGCTATGTGCAAGACCAGGTTTTCAATATCATCATTACTATACGGCATAACTGCAATCCCACTATTATAAATATAACTTATTATACCAATTCCATCAAAGTCAGTCAAGACATCTTGCAGTCTCAAGTGGCATGATATATCTTACTATTACCCACAAATATAGATGTACTTATGAATAAAGTATTACAATATTAGAGTTTGCAAATATTGATGGTATAAAAATGGCAAACGAGAGTAATGAGTGGGCTAAAAATGAATTTGGAGATGCTTCACTTGGAGATAAAAGATTGACCGAAAGATTAGTGAATATTGCTAATAGTGTGATAGGTTCACCTGAAAGCTCAATTAATGAGGCATGCGGAAGTTGGTCAGAAGCAAAAGCTGCATATCGTTTTTTTCAAAATGAGAACGTAAAAGAAGTTGATATTCTAGCTTCACACATTGATAAAACAGTTGAAAGAACAAAAGCTCATAAAAGAGTCCTTGTAATTCAAGATACAACTTATATTTCATACTCAAGTCATAAAAAAACAAGCGGATTGGGAAGTATTGCTGGGAAAGGAGGTAAAGGTACAGTAATGCATACAGCCCTTGCTGTTAGTACGGAAGGTTTGGTACTAGGAATATTGGATCAAAAGATTTACTCGAGGCCACCAATTTCTGAAGAAGAAAAAAGACTAAAGAGTCATCGTAGTAACGTTCATATTGAGGATAAAGAAAGTATGAAATGGCTAGAAAGCTTAAAGAAAACAAATAATATTATAGATCAGACCCAAACAGAGGTTATAACTGTATGTGACAGAGAAGCAGATATACATGATTTTTTTGAACTTGCACATAATCTTAACTCAGCAATTTTAGTAAGAGCTCGTCACAACAGAAATGTAAATAAAAAATTTATGTATACCAGGAATAAGCAAAAATTATGGTCATTTATCCAAGGTCTTCCTTGCACTGGAAAAGTAGAAGTTGAAATCCCTGCTAGAGATGATAAGCAAAAAAGGACAGCATTTCTAGAAATTAGATTCGGAAAATTTATGATGAGTCCACATGAAAGCCACATAAAATGTAAAGAAGGTCACATAAAATATAAACCAGCAGCATTATTCAGTCTACAACTTTACGCAATTCATGTTGTTGAAAGAAATTCTCCTCCAGGAGCAAGTCCGCTAGAGTGGATGCTTTTAACAAATCTTTCGGTCAGTACTTTTGAAGAAGCTGTTGAAAAAATTAGTTGGTATTGTTTG contains the following coding sequences:
- a CDS encoding ankyrin repeat domain-containing protein, whose product is MPYSNDDIENLVLHIARMLQYTEDIDLEDLLKGSRWKEVNFQDKCEGGNSLGDLLLKHANENNNPRIKDLFLRNGFKLPQQEQVAAAANKEEEVPEENKTDSNKVDSSNCKNPGMTAEVLYGQLIQDKKTNPAIFDSFANAVRESNITGDRGVFLDVVKLFTGLDAVIHLTDTTSRTILGIAAITKQADVVRILLDSGKFDEEEKFNALRSAITQGNAQEAELILGYVSPANRKEALEVAIQADKTEIVNAFLNSGKLNEENRAEPSSSNENIGSRPVATVPPVSTNGDNHNNEGEIPVSTNASPTATPNNGNKANGFTDAQFSIPNEQETKYKESKKDFYTSLTKDVVGVVITGLFITAAVMVPFVAGAVVCSVIAALVAIATGWHIKSSTLPSYRKMEENKVEHVSPKTAQTL
- a CDS encoding IS4 family transposase; this translates as MANESNEWAKNEFGDASLGDKRLTERLVNIANSVIGSPESSINEACGSWSEAKAAYRFFQNENVKEVDILASHIDKTVERTKAHKRVLVIQDTTYISYSSHKKTSGLGSIAGKGGKGTVMHTALAVSTEGLVLGILDQKIYSRPPISEEEKRLKSHRSNVHIEDKESMKWLESLKKTNNIIDQTQTEVITVCDREADIHDFFELAHNLNSAILVRARHNRNVNKKFMYTRNKQKLWSFIQGLPCTGKVEVEIPARDDKQKRTAFLEIRFGKFMMSPHESHIKCKEGHIKYKPAALFSLQLYAIHVVERNSPPGASPLEWMLLTNLSVSTFEEAVEKISWYCLRWKIEILHKILKSGLKVEECRLGTAERLMRYLTVMSIIAWRIFFITSIARTNPTLPCTGLLAEEEWKVLYVKIHRKPCPSIAPTIKEAVSWIAQLGGHLARKSDPKPGPITLWKGWRRLFDLAEGWRLAHEPHICG